A genomic stretch from Armatimonadota bacterium includes:
- a CDS encoding exo-alpha-sialidase: MLIYPLIALNAAAGLVNPGDDIFAREKALGHIETRIVAKSTDAEYFAFPSVCKLKNGDLLCVFYNGTAHVCPDSKISMVRSTDEGKTWSKPVTIIDTPMDDRDPSIRQTRDGRILVNFFIRDSGTTGAAKQTNKVLVSGSDDGGRTFGEPKTIGTDWLWEATSDEILELKDGTLLLPIYGAARGSKTWGAAVAFSRDGGLTWDKEPIAVVAYDDSDDPVRFEEPALVQLPTGDVICALRTTNADGFIYETRSRDGGKTWTPFRRLGLQGQASNLLYHSSGVVFQAYRDRLGTGEVRGVAGIFRRLGNDWDAKKQFSILNIGGDCAYPSSVELKDGSILTVYYARERRSIESTTLYPAAIKALR; the protein is encoded by the coding sequence GTGCTCATCTACCCACTCATAGCGCTGAACGCGGCGGCCGGTCTCGTCAATCCCGGCGACGACATCTTTGCCCGCGAGAAGGCACTCGGGCACATCGAGACCAGGATCGTCGCGAAGAGCACGGATGCGGAGTACTTCGCGTTCCCGTCCGTGTGCAAGCTGAAGAACGGCGATCTGCTGTGCGTCTTCTACAACGGCACGGCGCACGTCTGCCCGGACTCGAAGATCTCGATGGTCCGCTCCACCGACGAGGGCAAGACGTGGAGCAAGCCGGTCACGATCATCGATACCCCAATGGACGACCGCGACCCGTCGATCAGGCAGACGCGTGACGGACGGATACTGGTGAACTTCTTCATCCGCGACTCCGGGACGACGGGGGCGGCGAAGCAGACCAACAAGGTGCTCGTGTCCGGCTCAGATGACGGCGGCAGGACTTTCGGCGAGCCGAAGACGATCGGCACCGACTGGCTGTGGGAAGCCACTTCCGACGAGATCCTGGAATTGAAGGACGGCACGCTCCTCCTGCCGATATACGGCGCGGCGAGAGGAAGCAAGACGTGGGGTGCTGCGGTGGCGTTCAGCCGCGACGGCGGACTGACCTGGGACAAGGAACCGATAGCCGTAGTCGCATACGACGACTCCGACGATCCGGTACGGTTCGAGGAGCCCGCGCTCGTCCAACTCCCCACAGGAGACGTGATCTGCGCCCTGAGGACGACAAATGCCGACGGGTTCATCTATGAAACCAGGTCTCGCGACGGCGGGAAGACGTGGACCCCGTTCAGGCGGCTGGGTCTTCAGGGGCAGGCATCGAACCTGCTGTATCACAGCAGCGGGGTAGTCTTCCAAGCTTATCGTGACCGGCTGGGCACGGGAGAGGTGCGCGGAGTCGCGGGCATCTTCCGTCGGCTGGGCAATGACTGGGACGCGAAGAAGCAGTTCTCGATCCTCAACATCGGGGGCGATTGCGCCTACCCCAGTTCGGTCGAGTTGAAGGACGGCAGCATCCTGACCGTCTACTACGCGAGGGAGCGCCGCTCCATCGAATCAACCACCCTGTATCCCGCAGCGATCAAAGCGCTAAGGTAG